One segment of Leptodactylus fuscus isolate aLepFus1 chromosome 7, aLepFus1.hap2, whole genome shotgun sequence DNA contains the following:
- the TSPAN18 gene encoding tetraspanin-18, which produces MEGDSLSCVKYLMFIFNFFIFLGGSFLLGLGLWVIIDPTGFREIIAANPLMFMGAYLLLAMGAMLFLLGFLGCCGAIRENKCLLLFFFMFILVIFLAELSAAILAFLFRENLTRDFFTKDLKRHYQGNNSTDVFTSTWNSVMITFECCGVNGPEDFTGALHTMNVVPKACCVRNVLQKDGEIIGSEECMMGRELNRQGCYSTILNSMEPYVYIAGALAIGVLAVELFAMIFAMCLFRGIQ; this is translated from the exons ATGGAGGGCGACAGTCTGAGCTGCGTCAAATACCTCATGTTCATCTTCAACTTCTTCATATTT CTCGGTGGATCCTTCCTGCTCGGACTTGGTCTTTGGGTGATCATTGACCCCACCGGTTTCCGGGAGATCATTGCCGCCAACCCCTTGATGTTTATGGGTGCCTATCTCCTCCTTGCTATGGGTGCCATGCTTTTCCTCCTTGGCTTCTTGGGATGCTGTGGAGCAATCCGTGAGAACAAGTGCCTTCTGCTCTTT tttttcATGTTTATCCTGGTCATTTTCCTTGCGGAGCTCTCAGCTGCTATTTTGGCCTTCCTCTTCCGGGAGAAT CTGACCAGAGACTTTTTCACCAAGGACCTAAAAAGACATTACCAGGGCAATAACAGCACCGATGTCTTCACATCAACGTGGAATTCTGTAATGATCACA TTCGAATGCTGTGGAGTGAACGGACCGGAGGATTTTACTGGCGCTCTGCATACAATGAACGTTGTGCCCAAGGCCTGCTGCGTAAGAAACGTCCTGCAAAAAGATGGAGAAATCATCGGCAGTGAAGAATGCATGATGGGAAGAGAACTTAACAGACAG ggatGTTACTCAACGATACTCAATTCCATGGAACCATACGTGTATATTGCTGGAGCATTAGCCATCGGGGTGTTGGCTGTTGAG CTTTTCGCGATGATCTTTGCCATGTGCCTGTTCCGGGGCATACAGTAG